Part of the Candidatus Effluviviaceae Genus I sp. genome is shown below.
CGGGGAAGTCGTTCCACTGCATGTCCTCGATCGTCGGGTAGCTCTGGCTCAGGACGGTCGTCTGGTCGTAGTAGACGATGGGACGCGGATCGCTCGGGCCCTGAAGAACCCCGAAGAGGGCGCGCATGGCAACGGTCCCGGACGGGGCCGGGTTGCTGAGCACGGAGAAGCTCCTGTACTCGTTGGTCGGTGTCGCCGGGAGCGCCACGTCGTGCGACTCGTAACTGATCATGCCGCTTGAGCCGTGCCACTCGACGTTCACGATGGCGCGGGAGCTTCCGCTGAGAGGGCTGGTGGTCGAGTGCGCCACCGTGCCGGTGACCCTCCAGCGCTCGCCCGGAACGCAGTCCTGCTGCTGCCAGAACGCCGACACGTCCCAGCCGCCAAGGTTGGGGCCGGAGACGCGCGCCGCTGTGGAGCCGTGCGTGGCGAAAGTGACGGAGCCGACCGTGCCGAACTGTTCCCAGCCGCCGAAGACGCGCCCGCCTGAGCCGGGGATCTCGAAGCTCGGGTTCGCCAGGATGCACTGGGCCTGAGCCGGCGCAGACCTCACCAGGCAGAGGAGCATCAGGAGCCCGATACCCCTTCGCAGGCCGCGCAGAGTCATCAGAAGTCCCTCCCTCGACGGAGAACCCGCGAGCGCGCCGGAAGTTAGTTCGGCTATCGAACATAGTATGCCACGGTTCTCGCGCCATGTCAAGCGCATGGGGCTCACCGGCCGTCGCACCCCTCCCGCGCTTGGGGTGTGCCGAGGCGAGGCGGCGACGTCGTCGAGTACTACGTGGCGGCCGCCGACTCCGGCGGCCGGGCGGAGACGCTCCCGCGCACGGCTCCGCAGGGCTGGTACACCTTCCAGGTGGACCCGGAGGCCGCGGTGCCTCCGGGGGACGAGGGCTCGTCCCTCGCGCTCCACGCCGCCCCGAACCCGTTCAGGGGACAGACGGTGGTCTCCTACACGCTGCCCGAGTCGGGTCGCGTGCGCCTCGCCGTGTACGACGTGGCCGGGCGCGAGGTGGCGGTGCTGGTGGACGAGGTGCAGAGGGCGGGGCGACACGAGACCGCGTGGAACGGGCGAGCGTCGCGAGGCGCGTCCGCGGCGTCCGGCATCTACTTCGTCCGTCTGAGCCAGGGCGACAACGCGAGCGCCCGGATGATCGTCCTGCTGCAGTAGCCGGCGGGTCCGGCGGCCGATCCGGGCGTCAGAGACCGTGCGTTACCACAAGCCGCAGGCTCTGAAGCGTGTCAAGCTTCGTGGCCTGCTGCCTCTTGTCTCGTCGGTACGAAACTTGCTCATCTTCGCCCCGACATGGCCGCCCAACCCGGGCGGCCATCCACGCGGAGGGGAAGAAGATGACACGCTCGATCACCGGTTGGCTCATCACGCTCGCGCTGGCCGCGCTCGCTGTTGCGACGGCCGCGCCGCAGGCGCTCGCCTTCACGCTCGGTGACGCGATCTACGATTGCGACTACCTCTCCGAGGCGGTGTACCTCGGCGGCGGGCAGCTCAGCCCCGACGGCACCAAGCTCTACATCCTCACGGGCTCGGCGCCCGCCACGATCAGGTACTACACGCTCGCCACGCCGTGGGACCTGACCACCGCCTCCTACGTGGCGACCAAGACGTTCACGATCTCGGGGAGCAACCCGCCCTACGGAGCGTACGGGCACAACCTGCACATCAGCCCGGACGGGACGAGGCTCTACTTCGTCATCGATTGGCCGGGCATGACCACGAGCGTCGTGCAGCACAACTTCGGGACCGCGTGGGACGTCTCGACGCTCTCCAGCACGCCGAGCGGCCAGAAGACCATCGGGTACACCATCCCCGGCGGCCTCGAGTTCTCCGCCGACGGGACGAAGATGTACGTCTCCGAGATCCAGAACATGAGCCGGCCCATCTACCAGTGGACGCTCTCCACGCCGTGGAGCGTGTCGAGCGCCTCCGCGAGCGGCTACTCGTTCAACATCGGCGGCGAGGCGGCCGGCAACCTGTTCTGGGGAGCGCTGGACTTCTGGTTCAGCAGCGACGGCGCGACCATGTGCGCGATCGGCAAGCACCCGAACGGCTCCTCGACACTGCAGATCAAGAAGTACACGCTCATCACGCCGTGGCGCGTCTCGACGGCGTCGTACGCGAGCGACTCGTTCTCTCCGAGCGCCCAGGTCAATCACTCCTACACCACCGACCTCATCATCGGCGACTCCGACACGAAGCTCTACCTGGTGAGCACCGCTGCACCCTACGGGACCCTCCAGTACAGCCTCGACGGCTCGGGCGGGCGCTCGCCGTGTCCGTGGAGCGCGACCACGAACGCCGCCGGCACGGTCGTCACTATCACCTTCAGCCGCGCGATGGCCGACCCGGCCGGGATGCACGACCAGTTCTCGTACAAGATCAACGGCGGGGGCGCGCAGACCTTCTCTGCGGCGGCCCTGAACGCCGACACGAAGAAGATCGAGCTGACCTGCTCCGGGACGCCCATCGCCTACGGCAACACGGTCACGGTGAGCTACACGGCCGGCACGGTGGCCGCGGCCGACACTGTCGCGCTCGACAGCTTCAGCGACTTCGCCGTGACCAACGCCATGCCAGCCCCGCCGACCTTCTCGTCGGCGACGACGAACACGGCGGGTTCGGTCATCACCATCACCTTCAGCAAGGCGATGGCGAACCCCGCCGGCAAGCACGACCAGTTCACGTATCAGATCAACGGTGGGGCGACGCAGGCGTTCTCCGCCGCCGCTCTCAACGCCACGACCACGAAGATCGACCTCACCTGCGCGGGCACGGCCATCGCGGCCGGCAACACCGTGACGGTGAACTACACCGCGGGCACGGTCGTCGCGGCCGACGGGGGAGTGCTGGCGACCTTCAGCGGCCAGGCGGTCAGCAACATCGTGCCCGACCCGGCGCTCACGGTCGTCTCTGCGGAGACGAACACGGCGGGCAACGGCATCGTCGTCACCTTCAGCAGGGCGATGGCCAACCCGTCAGGCAAGCACGGTCAGTTCGTCTACAAGATCAACGGCGGCTCGAACCAGAGCTTCTCGGCGGCCGCCCTGAACGCCGACCCGACGAAGATCAACCTCACGTGCTCCGGCACGACCATCGTCTACGGCAACACCGTCACCCTGAACTACACGCAGGGCACGGTCGTGGCGGCGGACGGCCTCTACCTCGGGAGCTTCACGGATCAGGCCGTCACGAACAACGTGCCGCAGACCTACGCCGTGACCTACAACGGCAACGGGAGCACCGGCGGGTCGGCGCCCTCGTCGCAGACGAAGGTCCACGACGTGCCGCTCACGCTGCGGACCAACACGGGCAGCCTCGTGAAGACGGGCTCCACGTTCACCGGGTGGAACACGCAGGCGGACGGGCTGGGCACGCACTACGACGCCGGCGGCACCTACACCGCGAACGCCGCGGTCACGATGTACGCCGAGTGGACCTTGAACACGTGGCCGGTGACCTACGACGCCAACGGCGCGACGGCCGGCACGGCCCCGGACGCGCAGACCAAGGTTTACAACGTGGCCCTCACGCTGCGGACCGACACGGGCGGCCTCGAGAAGACCGGCTACACGCTCTCGGGGTGGAACACCGCCGCCAACGGCTCGGGCACGAACTACGCCGAGGGCGCGTCCTACACCACCAACGCCGCGCTGAGCCTCTACGCGAAGTGGACGGCCAACGACTACATGGTGTTCTTCGATGCGGCCGGCGGAACGTACCCGACCCCGGCGAGCAAGATCGTCACCTTCGGTTCGCTGTACGGCACGCTCGCGACGACGAGCCTGGCCGGGTACACCCTCGACGGGTGGTTCACCGAGCCGACGGGCGGCGACGAGATCACGGCCGAGAGCATCGTGGCCGTGGCCGCCGACGACACGCTCTACGCGCAGTGGACCGCCAACGAGTACACGGTGACGTTCGAGGCGATGGACGGCACGACACCCGTGCCGCAGACCAAGCAGGTGACGTACGGGCAGGCGTACGGAGCGCTCGCCACGACGGACCGTGAAGGCTACGTGTTCGACGGCTGGTTCACCGCGCCGGGCGGCGGCGACCAGGTGACGGCCGAGAGCATCGTGACCGTGGCGGCGGACGACACGCTCTACGCGCAGTGGACCGCCAATGACTACATGGTGTTCTTCGACGCGGCCGGTGGAACGAACCCGACCCCGGCGAGCAAGATCGTCACCTTCGGTGCGCTGTACGGCACGCTCGCGACGACGAGCCGCACGGGCTACGCGCTGGCGGGGTGGTTCGACGGCCCCGAGCGCGGCGAGGTGACCGCGGAGACGGTCGTCACCACGGCCGGGGACCACACGCTGTACGCGC
Proteins encoded:
- a CDS encoding T9SS type A sorting domain-containing protein — protein: MPRRGGDVVEYYVAAADSGGRAETLPRTAPQGWYTFQVDPEAAVPPGDEGSSLALHAAPNPFRGQTVVSYTLPESGRVRLAVYDVAGREVAVLVDEVQRAGRHETAWNGRASRGASAASGIYFVRLSQGDNASARMIVLLQ
- a CDS encoding InlB B-repeat-containing protein, with product MTRSITGWLITLALAALAVATAAPQALAFTLGDAIYDCDYLSEAVYLGGGQLSPDGTKLYILTGSAPATIRYYTLATPWDLTTASYVATKTFTISGSNPPYGAYGHNLHISPDGTRLYFVIDWPGMTTSVVQHNFGTAWDVSTLSSTPSGQKTIGYTIPGGLEFSADGTKMYVSEIQNMSRPIYQWTLSTPWSVSSASASGYSFNIGGEAAGNLFWGALDFWFSSDGATMCAIGKHPNGSSTLQIKKYTLITPWRVSTASYASDSFSPSAQVNHSYTTDLIIGDSDTKLYLVSTAAPYGTLQYSLDGSGGRSPCPWSATTNAAGTVVTITFSRAMADPAGMHDQFSYKINGGGAQTFSAAALNADTKKIELTCSGTPIAYGNTVTVSYTAGTVAAADTVALDSFSDFAVTNAMPAPPTFSSATTNTAGSVITITFSKAMANPAGKHDQFTYQINGGATQAFSAAALNATTTKIDLTCAGTAIAAGNTVTVNYTAGTVVAADGGVLATFSGQAVSNIVPDPALTVVSAETNTAGNGIVVTFSRAMANPSGKHGQFVYKINGGSNQSFSAAALNADPTKINLTCSGTTIVYGNTVTLNYTQGTVVAADGLYLGSFTDQAVTNNVPQTYAVTYNGNGSTGGSAPSSQTKVHDVPLTLRTNTGSLVKTGSTFTGWNTQADGLGTHYDAGGTYTANAAVTMYAEWTLNTWPVTYDANGATAGTAPDAQTKVYNVALTLRTDTGGLEKTGYTLSGWNTAANGSGTNYAEGASYTTNAALSLYAKWTANDYMVFFDAAGGTYPTPASKIVTFGSLYGTLATTSLAGYTLDGWFTEPTGGDEITAESIVAVAADDTLYAQWTANEYTVTFEAMDGTTPVPQTKQVTYGQAYGALATTDREGYVFDGWFTAPGGGDQVTAESIVTVAADDTLYAQWTANDYMVFFDAAGGTNPTPASKIVTFGALYGTLATTSRTGYALAGWFDGPERGEVTAETVVTTAGDHTLYAHWTPNEYTVTFDAQGGSTPVPESKQVVFASSYQDLATTDRAGYSFDGWFTQAEGGDLITWESVVTTADDHTLYAQWTANEYTVTFDAQGGSDPDPETKQVTFGQQYGRLAATSRTGYEFVGWFTGGPERDEITSESIVTIAGDHSL